A stretch of DNA from Kwoniella mangroviensis CBS 8507 chromosome 1 map unlocalized Ctg01, whole genome shotgun sequence:
TCCCTTCCTACCAAGACCTTGCCCTCAGAGGACATAACaagtgatggagaaggtCGAGAGAGTCTAGCAACCATGCTTTGTTATGCTTGTCTCACTACCTTTACACCTCCTACCGTGGTCTCCAAAGCTTCAAGGACCGAAGTGGTTCCTGTGCAATTGCCGTATTGGGTCGGAGGGAATGTAAGGGATAGAAGcagggagatgaaagaggagattaaGGAGTTCTTGATCGGTCAGGACGATgagtgaaggtgagaagCAGGATGTCATGGGTCAGGATGTACAGTGTATGGTTCCATCATACGATCGAGCCAATCTGATCGAGCATAGAAAATTAGATTGATGATTTGCGTTACATCATGTGCAGGATATGTATCAGTGTACAACAATATGAAGCAGATTCGCTCATTCCCCCTTATACATAATTAAAACCTTATGCGGGATCGACGCACTGTCATGAACCGCACTAACGATGATTTCGATCGTCTATGCATATCACTATCCCATCGTACTATGCCTACTTTTCAAATATCATATTAaacccttctctttcaatttcttctccaccaacctTTCCACCAATCCTTCAATCTTACTCGAACTTCCCAATATGTATTTACCTACAACATCCACTTCTATATTCActttatcaccttccttctttcccgTTAACGTCAACTTCTCTTGTGAATGCGATATCAACATTATACCGAAACTACCCTCTTTTTCATCTACGTTGGTTATAGTCAAGGAAGCTCCATCAATCGCTATATAACCTTTTTCGATGATGTACGGTAACAATGTTGAATTGGTTGGTAAGGCGAATTGATATCGGATTGAATCACCATCTTGAATCATAGATATGATCGTAGCTGCAGAATCTACATGTCCTTGTAACATATGACCACCTAATCTTGTATGTGCTGACATTGCCCTTTCACAATTCACTTTGTCACCTATTTTCAATTCACCAAGATTCGTCCGATTGAGCGTTTCAGGAGCCAAGTTGACTTTGAATGacgattgatcaaattcCGTTACGGTAAGACATGCTCCGTTGACGCATATCGAATCTCCTATGTGACAGTCTCCCAAGATCGGGGCAGAGTCACTGATGGTGAATGTGAATCCCTCGGTGGAatcggaggaagatggatcatTGATCGCTGAGATCGTTGACATGTGTTCAATCTAGAGAGGGGTTCATTAGCTTCTGGTAAGTCGTGGATATTCTGGACTCGCAGAATACTTACTAAACCGGTGAACATCTTGATTGAGCTCTTCTTTGGGCGGTCAAGTGAGGAGAGCAAGCTAAAGCTGGGAATACTATGTATGTATAACTAATGTGAGACAAGCTATATTGATGATtactcattcatctctcatctctcatcgcTCGTCACCTCTCATCTCCGCCGGCTGTCTCTGCGTTGCCAACGTAACGTATAATTTATCCGCTCCCTCCACTTTGTCCGCTTCCCAATGTTCTCTGCGCGtcccttttctttttctgctgctgctgctgctgcacaAACAATCTCATTCCCCATCTCACCCCTTCCCAACTGTCTATCATCATAACACTAGTCGTTTCTTGGCAACAGACGCACAGTCCACCTTGACTCGACTGGACTTGAATCTCGGAGATAGAAGGATCCACCATGTCGTACCCAACGCGGAGTCGTGAAAGACCATCTCGTCAATCGTACATGCCACAACATAACCCAtaccaacagcaacagccCATCTCTATACCTACCATACCAAACTTAAATTCAAACCTGTTTCATACAAACAATAGCAACAACACAAGGAATCATCAGCGTACGTCACCTGTCATTCTCCTCTTATCTGCATTTTCACCATGCATCTGCATATTATCAGATATGTGAACATCTTATCCCAGTACTAAGCTAACGTTCATATCTCCTGTCCAATCTACTTACCACTCAACTCGCTCATCATGCCGCCCAAATCAAAACATGAATTCTCATTCCCACCTCCCGGCTGGCCTTCAAACACCGTTCCTACTTCGTCACGTAAATCGACAAACCATTTTCAACCttatccacctcctccactgcctatcaacatccatatGGTTCAACCCCATCTACCGACAAATTACATACCCCAACCTGGATatccacctcaaccactcTTTGTCGGCGTacatcatccccatccccatcctcatccacaatTCATACCTCCTCGTCCGACTGGCAACTTTCATCCTGAGCCTCTTCCCATGCCTCATCCTGAAACTTCTTATCGTCCTCATCCCCCTCAAACAGCTTATCAACCCGTTTCAGCGCCCTCCTACCGTTCTTCAACCTATTCTCAATCGACCCCTACCCGATCCTCTAACGCCTATTCGAATTCTATGAATTACTCTTCTCGTCAGAATGGTACGGTCCCACATCCCTCTCGTGCCCCTTATACAGCCCAAGcacaacctcaacctcaacctgcAATGTATTATCATCCCCAATCATATCCTCCGGGGGTATTACCTTATTTCTCTGCACCACCTGGACAAAAAACATATGACGTTACGCTCTCTACACCACCTACGAGTCAGGCGTTATATACCACCTATCCATCTAGGATCAGAACAGGTATAACCAGCTTGGTCCAACCTGAACATATCACTGGTGGGCCAAAAGAACGAGAAGCCTTTTATGCCGAACAAGAAAAGGAATTGTTAAATTCCCAGAGGGGAGGTTCTGGAACTTCTACACCGAGATATGATTCGCCTTTACCTAATCGATCTGGTGGGGTTGGGGTGGGTTCGaccagaagaggagggagaggaagagtgaATTatgctgaagaaggttcggacgatgaagaagatgacgatgaagatgatgaggaggaattATCGGAGATGGAGGAACCTGCATCAgatcctgaagatgataattATGGATCGAGAAGGAGACCAGGAACGACTAGACATTCTTCTTCGAGAAGAGATACCTACAATACCTACGGTGGTGGGTATGATAGTCAGTCGATGGCCAGGGCAAACAaggcgaagaggaaaagagaagaaatggaTAAAGGATGGAGTTGGCTTGGGGATAGGACACCTGCTGA
This window harbors:
- a CDS encoding riboflavin synthase, alpha subunit; amino-acid sequence: MFTGLIEHMSTISAINDPSSSDSTEGFTFTISDSAPILGDCHIGDSICVNGACLTVTEFDQSSFKVNLAPETLNRTNLGELKIGDKVNCERAMSAHTRLGGHMLQGHVDSAATIISMIQDGDSIRYQFALPTNSTLLPYIIEKGYIAIDGASLTITNVDEKEGSFGIMLISHSQEKLTLTGKKEGDKVNIEVDVVGKYILGSSSKIEGLVERLVEKKLKEKGLI